The following proteins are co-located in the Clavibacter capsici genome:
- a CDS encoding NAD(P)H-dependent glycerol-3-phosphate dehydrogenase gives MSDASASPAPDPRPATGDAADGERRRVVVLGAGSWGTTFAKVMADGGNDVVMWARRPELAREITEAKRNSDYLPGVNLPRRLTADFSLERVLAGATDVFVGVPSQSLRANLEAARDLVPSDAVVVSLMKGVEKGTGLRMSEVMQEVLRIAPERIAVASGPNLALEIAREQPTAVVVSSSDQATAERVAKIARSPYFRSFVNTDVIGTEFGGVLKNLIAVAVGIVDGVGYGENTKASIITRGLAEMTAFSVAYGARAETLAGLAGLGDLIATCESSLSRNNTAGRLLGQGYSFTDVVTSMQQTAEGLSSVAPVLELARQRGVDMPIVEQVSQVLAGTLSPRDIAPHLTTDDDTPQGE, from the coding sequence TTGAGTGACGCGAGCGCGAGCCCCGCACCCGACCCCCGCCCCGCGACCGGCGACGCCGCCGACGGGGAGCGGCGCCGCGTCGTCGTCCTCGGCGCCGGCAGCTGGGGCACCACCTTCGCCAAGGTCATGGCCGACGGCGGGAACGACGTCGTCATGTGGGCCCGTCGCCCGGAGCTCGCCCGGGAGATCACCGAGGCCAAGCGCAACAGCGACTACCTGCCCGGGGTGAACCTGCCGCGGCGGCTCACCGCCGACTTCTCGCTCGAGCGCGTGCTCGCGGGCGCCACCGACGTGTTCGTCGGCGTGCCCAGCCAGTCGCTCCGGGCGAACCTCGAGGCCGCGCGCGACCTCGTCCCCTCCGACGCCGTGGTCGTCAGCCTCATGAAGGGCGTGGAGAAGGGCACGGGCCTCCGGATGAGCGAGGTGATGCAGGAGGTGCTCCGCATCGCGCCGGAGCGCATCGCCGTCGCGTCCGGCCCGAACCTGGCGCTCGAGATCGCGCGGGAGCAGCCGACCGCCGTCGTGGTGTCGTCGTCCGACCAGGCCACCGCGGAGCGCGTGGCGAAGATCGCCCGCAGCCCCTACTTCCGCTCGTTCGTGAACACCGACGTGATCGGCACCGAGTTCGGCGGCGTGCTCAAGAACCTCATCGCGGTCGCGGTCGGCATCGTCGACGGCGTGGGCTACGGCGAGAACACGAAGGCCTCGATCATCACGCGCGGCCTCGCGGAGATGACCGCCTTCTCCGTCGCGTACGGCGCCCGCGCCGAGACGCTCGCGGGGCTCGCGGGCCTCGGCGACCTCATCGCCACGTGCGAGTCGTCGCTGTCCCGCAACAACACGGCCGGGCGGCTGCTCGGCCAGGGCTACAGCTTCACCGACGTGGTCACGAGCATGCAGCAGACGGCCGAGGGACTCTCCTCCGTCGCGCCCGTGCTCGAGCTCGCCCGCCAGCGCGGCGTCGACATGCCCATCGTGGAGCAGGTGTCGCAGGTGCTCGCGGGCACGCTGTCGCCGCGGGACATCGCGCCGCACCTCACCACCGACGACGACACGCCCCAGGGGGAATGA
- the leuC gene encoding 3-isopropylmalate dehydratase large subunit: MHPAKTLAEKVWADHLVAEGEDGTPDLLYIDLHLVHEVTSPQAFDGLRLAGRPVRRPDLTIATEDHNTPTVGIDRPIADLTSRTQIHTLRRNAEEFGIRLHSLGDIEQGIVHVVGPQLGLTMPGITVVCGDSHTSTHGAFGAMAFGIGTSEVEHVMATQTLPLQPFKTMAVTVEGTLRPGVTAKDIILAVIAQIGTGGGQGYVLEYRGSAIRSLSMEGRMTICNMSIEAGARAGMVAPDQTTYDYLKGRPHAPSGADWDEAVAYWDTLASDDDAVFDAEVLLDADTLEPFVTWGTNPGQGVSLSDPVPDPAAVADPNERAAAERALAYMDLAPGTPMKEIAVDTVFIGSCTNSRVEDLRAAAEIVRGRTKAEGVRVMVVPGSARVRLEAEAEGIDKVFTDFGAEWRFAGCSMCLGMNPDQLAPGERCASTSNRNFEGRQGKGGRTHLVSPLVAAATAIRGTLSSPWDLQEDGVVDADVIRQAAAVGQEA; encoded by the coding sequence GTGCACCCTGCGAAGACCCTGGCCGAGAAGGTGTGGGCCGACCACCTGGTCGCCGAGGGGGAGGACGGCACCCCCGACCTCCTCTACATCGACCTCCACCTCGTGCACGAGGTCACCAGCCCGCAGGCGTTCGACGGCCTCCGGCTCGCCGGCCGCCCCGTGCGTCGCCCAGACCTCACCATCGCCACCGAGGACCACAACACGCCGACCGTCGGCATCGACCGGCCCATCGCGGACCTGACCAGCCGCACCCAGATCCACACCCTCCGCAGGAACGCCGAGGAGTTCGGGATCCGCCTGCACTCGCTCGGCGACATCGAGCAGGGCATCGTGCACGTCGTCGGGCCGCAGCTCGGCCTCACGATGCCGGGCATCACGGTCGTCTGCGGCGACTCGCACACCTCCACGCACGGCGCGTTCGGGGCCATGGCCTTCGGCATCGGCACGAGCGAGGTCGAGCACGTCATGGCGACGCAGACGCTGCCGCTCCAGCCGTTCAAGACCATGGCGGTCACGGTCGAGGGCACGCTGCGCCCCGGCGTCACGGCGAAGGACATCATCCTCGCGGTCATCGCGCAGATCGGCACGGGCGGCGGGCAGGGCTACGTGCTCGAGTACCGCGGCAGCGCCATCCGCTCGCTCTCCATGGAGGGCCGCATGACCATCTGCAACATGTCGATCGAGGCGGGCGCGCGCGCCGGCATGGTCGCCCCCGACCAGACCACGTACGACTACCTGAAGGGGCGCCCGCACGCCCCGTCCGGCGCCGACTGGGACGAGGCCGTGGCCTACTGGGACACCCTCGCGTCCGACGACGACGCGGTCTTCGACGCCGAGGTGCTCCTCGACGCCGACACCCTGGAGCCCTTCGTCACCTGGGGCACCAACCCGGGTCAGGGCGTCTCGCTCAGCGACCCCGTGCCGGATCCCGCCGCCGTCGCCGACCCGAACGAGCGCGCCGCCGCCGAGCGCGCGCTCGCCTACATGGACCTCGCCCCCGGCACGCCCATGAAGGAGATCGCGGTCGACACGGTCTTCATCGGCTCCTGCACCAACAGCCGGGTCGAGGACCTGCGGGCCGCCGCCGAGATCGTGCGCGGCCGCACCAAGGCCGAGGGCGTCCGCGTCATGGTCGTCCCCGGCAGCGCGCGCGTGCGGCTCGAGGCGGAGGCCGAGGGGATCGACAAGGTCTTCACCGACTTCGGCGCCGAGTGGCGCTTCGCCGGCTGCTCCATGTGCCTCGGCATGAACCCCGACCAGCTCGCGCCGGGGGAGCGCTGCGCCTCCACCAGCAACCGCAACTTCGAGGGCCGGCAGGGCAAGGGCGGGCGCACGCACCTCGTGTCGCCGCTCGTGGCCGCGGCGACCGCGATCCGCGGCACGCTCTCGAGCCCGTGGGACCTGCAGGAGGACGGCGTGGTGGATGCCGACGTCATCCGGCAGGCCGCCGCCGTCGGACAGGAGGCCTGA
- a CDS encoding D-alanine--D-alanine ligase family protein: MTERIRVVLLFGGTSSEHSISCATASGVLGAIDRERFEVIPVGITPRGAFTLQDDDAAAFALDADALPEVADNGTRVRWPEDASSRELRVRDADGSERSLGRVDLVFPILHGTQGEDGTVQGMLELAGLPYVGSGVLASALGMDKHYAKTVLRAAGIQVAPWITVSRHEWAADPAGVRARAAELALPAFVKPARAGSSVGVSRVAEAAALDAALETAFREDDRVLVEAGLVGREVECAILDDGPGREPRASVAGEIVVSGRDFYDFEAKYLGADGIDLVCPADVTDAELAEMRELSIRAFRAVDGRGLARVDFFLTADGFVLNEVNTMPGFTPISMFPACWQASGIAYPELISRLLDVALAWEADGARG, encoded by the coding sequence ATGACCGAACGCATCCGGGTCGTCCTCCTCTTCGGCGGCACCTCCAGCGAGCACTCCATCAGCTGCGCCACGGCGAGCGGCGTCCTCGGCGCCATCGACCGCGAGCGCTTCGAGGTGATCCCCGTGGGGATCACGCCGCGCGGCGCCTTCACGCTCCAGGACGACGACGCGGCGGCCTTCGCGCTCGACGCGGACGCCCTGCCCGAGGTGGCGGACAACGGCACGCGCGTGCGCTGGCCGGAGGACGCGTCCTCCCGCGAGCTCCGGGTCCGGGACGCGGACGGCTCCGAGCGCTCGCTCGGCCGCGTCGACCTCGTCTTCCCGATCCTGCACGGCACCCAGGGCGAGGACGGCACCGTGCAGGGCATGCTCGAGCTCGCCGGGCTGCCGTACGTCGGCTCGGGCGTGCTCGCCTCGGCGCTCGGCATGGACAAGCACTACGCGAAGACCGTGCTGCGCGCGGCGGGCATCCAGGTGGCGCCGTGGATCACGGTGTCCCGGCACGAGTGGGCGGCCGACCCCGCGGGCGTCCGCGCCCGGGCGGCCGAGCTCGCGCTCCCGGCGTTCGTGAAGCCCGCGCGCGCCGGATCCAGCGTGGGCGTCAGCCGCGTGGCGGAGGCCGCCGCGCTCGACGCCGCCCTCGAGACCGCGTTCCGCGAGGACGACCGCGTGCTCGTCGAGGCGGGCCTCGTCGGCCGCGAGGTCGAGTGCGCCATCCTCGACGACGGGCCGGGCCGGGAGCCGCGCGCGTCCGTCGCGGGCGAGATCGTCGTCTCGGGCCGCGACTTCTACGACTTCGAGGCCAAGTACCTGGGCGCGGACGGCATCGACCTGGTCTGCCCGGCCGACGTCACCGACGCGGAGCTCGCCGAGATGCGCGAGCTCTCGATCCGGGCGTTCCGCGCGGTCGACGGCCGCGGCCTCGCGCGCGTCGACTTCTTCCTCACGGCGGACGGCTTCGTGCTCAACGAGGTCAACACGATGCCGGGCTTCACGCCCATCTCCATGTTCCCGGCCTGCTGGCAGGCGTCCGGCATCGCGTACCCGGAGCTCATCTCGCGGCTCCTCGACGTGGCGCTCGCGTGGGAGGCGGATGGCGCCCGGGGCTGA
- a CDS encoding TetR/AcrR family transcriptional regulator — MAVLANELDASDRDGADSSPRRRGPRTSGDARASIIEAARMLFIESGADRVSARRIAAAAGVDPSLVRYYFGSLEALLEEALRPSEDLIAPYVRMRELPVEERGAALVDAALHTWEHPVGSTIMRWVTVTSDHDSGAYKRFAEAAPQHWMGALPEGTPADEVDIRNSLVGAALGGIAITRYIWRMEPIASMSREAVVALHGPVVQGFLTGPLPDAPAVAAAPAA, encoded by the coding sequence ATGGCCGTACTGGCGAACGAGCTCGATGCATCCGACCGTGACGGCGCCGACTCCTCCCCGAGGCGTCGCGGGCCCCGCACCTCGGGCGACGCGCGCGCCAGCATCATCGAGGCGGCGCGCATGCTGTTCATCGAGTCCGGCGCCGACCGCGTGAGCGCCCGGCGCATCGCCGCCGCCGCGGGCGTGGACCCCAGCCTCGTGCGCTACTACTTCGGCTCGCTCGAGGCCCTGCTCGAGGAGGCGCTGCGGCCCTCCGAGGACCTCATCGCCCCCTACGTCCGGATGCGCGAGCTGCCCGTCGAGGAGCGCGGCGCCGCCCTCGTCGACGCGGCCCTCCACACCTGGGAGCACCCGGTCGGGTCGACCATCATGCGCTGGGTCACCGTCACCTCGGACCACGACAGCGGCGCGTACAAGCGCTTCGCGGAGGCGGCCCCGCAGCACTGGATGGGCGCGCTGCCCGAGGGCACCCCGGCCGACGAGGTCGACATCCGCAACTCGCTCGTCGGCGCCGCCCTCGGCGGCATCGCCATCACGCGGTACATCTGGCGGATGGAGCCCATCGCGAGCATGTCGCGCGAGGCGGTCGTCGCCCTGCACGGGCCCGTCGTCCAGGGCTTCCTCACCGGGCCCCTGCCCGACGCCCCCGCCGTCGCGGCGGCCCCCGCGGCCTGA
- a CDS encoding TerC family protein → MPLVLPLPFEIVSLTVLVLVLVADLLIVYRRPHVPSTKESALWVAFYVGLALVFAVIMLFVAGGEHAGQFLAGWLTEYSLSIDNLFVFVIIMSRFSVPRKYQQEVLMVGIIIALVLRGIFILLGAELIESYSWIFYIFGAFLLYTAIKQAVGDEDEESEDSLFIKFLRRRLKIAPDFDGSKVRTVIDGRKVLTPMVIVFVSIGTTDLIFALDSIPAIFGITQSPFIVFTANIFALMGLRQLYFLLGGLLDRLVYLKYGIAFILFFIGVKLVLHAMHENTLPFVNGGEGIEWAPEIPTIVSLVVILASMLVATVASLIKMKADGTPVTGAAAEPTPVERGDDDRTGR, encoded by the coding sequence GTGCCCTTGGTCCTCCCCCTCCCGTTCGAGATCGTCTCCCTGACGGTCCTCGTCCTCGTCCTCGTCGCCGACCTGCTGATCGTGTACCGGCGCCCGCACGTCCCCTCGACGAAGGAGTCGGCCCTCTGGGTCGCCTTCTACGTGGGGCTGGCGCTGGTGTTCGCGGTCATCATGCTGTTCGTCGCGGGCGGCGAGCACGCCGGCCAGTTCCTGGCGGGGTGGTTGACGGAGTACAGCCTCAGCATCGACAACCTGTTCGTGTTCGTCATCATCATGAGCCGGTTCAGCGTGCCCCGGAAGTACCAGCAGGAGGTGCTCATGGTGGGCATCATCATCGCGCTGGTGCTGCGCGGCATCTTCATCCTGCTGGGCGCCGAGCTCATCGAGAGCTACAGCTGGATCTTCTACATCTTCGGCGCGTTCCTGCTCTACACGGCGATCAAGCAGGCCGTGGGAGACGAGGACGAGGAGAGCGAGGACTCGCTCTTCATCAAGTTCCTCCGCCGGCGCCTGAAGATCGCGCCGGACTTCGACGGCTCCAAGGTGCGCACCGTCATCGACGGCCGCAAGGTGCTGACGCCCATGGTCATCGTGTTCGTCTCGATCGGCACGACCGACCTGATCTTCGCCCTCGACTCGATCCCCGCGATCTTCGGCATCACGCAGTCGCCGTTCATCGTCTTCACCGCGAACATCTTCGCCCTGATGGGCCTCCGCCAGCTCTACTTCCTGCTCGGCGGGCTGCTGGACCGGCTCGTGTACCTCAAGTACGGGATCGCGTTCATCCTCTTCTTCATCGGCGTGAAGCTGGTCCTGCACGCGATGCACGAGAACACGCTGCCCTTCGTCAACGGCGGCGAGGGCATCGAGTGGGCGCCCGAGATCCCGACGATCGTGAGCCTCGTGGTGATCCTCGCCTCGATGCTGGTCGCCACGGTCGCGAGCCTCATCAAGATGAAGGCGGACGGCACGCCCGTCACGGGTGCGGCCGCCGAGCCCACGCCGGTCGAGCGCGGCGACGACGACCGGACCGGCCGGTGA
- a CDS encoding lysophospholipid acyltransferase family protein, producing the protein MANEKARPSIFWVLAALVLPVLNTAVRFEIHHPERMPRTGSYVLAPNHHSEIDPVVMGAVAWKLGRLPRFLAKASLFDVPVVGWFLRRSGQIPVQRDGGVRGGQALTAASDLARDGRIVVVYPEGTLTRDPDLWPMRGKTGAVRLALQAGIPVIPAAHWGTQKLMGRYSKRVRLFPRTTIHVAIGEPVDLSRFRDRSLDSATLTEATAVVMAAITELVEELRGETAPTERWDPRSQNQKETGRFE; encoded by the coding sequence ATGGCGAACGAGAAGGCCCGACCGTCGATCTTCTGGGTGCTGGCCGCGCTCGTGCTGCCGGTGCTGAACACGGCCGTGCGGTTCGAGATCCACCACCCCGAGCGGATGCCCCGCACGGGGTCCTATGTGCTCGCGCCGAACCACCACAGCGAGATCGACCCCGTGGTCATGGGCGCCGTGGCGTGGAAGCTCGGGCGCCTGCCCCGCTTCCTCGCGAAGGCGTCGCTGTTCGACGTTCCCGTCGTGGGCTGGTTCCTCCGCCGCTCCGGCCAGATCCCCGTGCAGCGCGACGGCGGGGTGCGCGGCGGCCAGGCGCTCACCGCGGCATCCGACCTGGCGCGCGACGGCCGCATCGTCGTCGTCTACCCCGAGGGGACCCTCACGCGCGACCCCGACCTCTGGCCCATGCGCGGCAAGACCGGCGCCGTGCGGCTCGCCCTGCAGGCCGGCATCCCCGTGATCCCGGCCGCGCACTGGGGGACGCAGAAGCTGATGGGCCGGTACTCGAAGCGCGTGCGGCTCTTCCCGCGCACCACCATCCACGTCGCCATCGGCGAGCCCGTCGACCTCTCGCGCTTCCGCGACCGCAGCCTCGACTCCGCCACCCTGACCGAGGCGACCGCCGTCGTCATGGCCGCCATCACGGAGCTCGTGGAGGAGCTGCGCGGCGAGACCGCCCCGACCGAGCGGTGGGATCCCCGCTCCCAGAACCAGAAGGAGACCGGCCGCTTTGAGTGA
- a CDS encoding SDR family oxidoreductase → MSTTKRVVVTGASSGIGAATVRLFRSRGWDVVAVARREERLRALAEETGATYAVADLTVQADVDALRDRLRETGHVHALVNNAGGAVGTDTVEGGSAADWAWMYEINVLAVQRVTSALLPLLRAGVPAGGSADVVTVSSIAAHVPYEGGGGYNAAKAAVHAMLGVLRLELAGEPIRVIEIAPGQVRTDEFSLVRFGGDRAKADAVYAGVPGPLTAEDVAEAIVHAVELPPHVNVDLLTLKPVAQAAPHKLIRQPLAVREELTDRG, encoded by the coding sequence ATGTCCACCACCAAGAGGGTCGTCGTCACGGGTGCGAGCTCGGGGATCGGCGCCGCCACCGTCCGCCTGTTCCGGAGCCGAGGATGGGACGTCGTCGCCGTCGCCCGTCGTGAGGAGCGCCTGCGGGCGCTCGCCGAGGAGACCGGCGCGACCTACGCGGTCGCCGACCTCACGGTGCAGGCCGACGTCGACGCGCTCCGCGACCGGCTCCGCGAGACGGGCCACGTGCACGCGCTCGTGAACAACGCCGGGGGAGCGGTCGGCACCGACACGGTCGAGGGCGGATCCGCCGCCGACTGGGCCTGGATGTACGAGATCAACGTGCTCGCCGTGCAGCGCGTGACGAGCGCGCTGCTCCCGCTCCTGCGCGCCGGCGTCCCCGCGGGCGGCAGCGCCGACGTCGTCACCGTCAGCTCCATCGCCGCGCACGTGCCCTACGAGGGCGGCGGCGGGTACAACGCGGCGAAGGCGGCCGTGCACGCGATGCTCGGCGTGCTGCGCCTGGAGCTCGCGGGGGAGCCGATCCGCGTCATCGAGATCGCCCCCGGCCAGGTGCGGACCGACGAGTTCTCGCTCGTGCGCTTCGGCGGCGACCGTGCGAAGGCCGACGCCGTCTACGCCGGGGTGCCCGGCCCGCTGACGGCGGAGGACGTGGCCGAGGCGATCGTGCACGCGGTGGAGCTGCCGCCGCACGTGAACGTCGACCTGCTGACCCTCAAGCCCGTGGCGCAGGCCGCGCCGCACAAGCTGATCCGCCAGCCGCTCGCGGTGCGCGAGGAGCTCACCGACCGGGGCTGA
- a CDS encoding PP2C family protein-serine/threonine phosphatase, with amino-acid sequence MTEARTISLGGRRIHVTWSARTDVGSVRAVNEDGLLADPPVWLVADGMGGHAFGDRASATLVETFGGLSGDAPVTRDLIVEAVDASNDAIGDLITGDDPPGTVAGTTLAGVALVLADDGDPLWMVFNVGDSRVYAWADGRMQQVTVDHSAVQELVDQGRMTRAEAERSPVRNLITRAVGSHDEVAADEWLLPVTEHQVFLICSDGLTKELDDDAISAVLQLAHADGGGVDRAADALVAQALASGGRDNVTVVVIEARAEHAGAPTT; translated from the coding sequence GTGACCGAGGCTCGCACCATCTCGCTCGGCGGGCGCCGGATCCACGTCACCTGGTCGGCCCGCACGGACGTCGGCAGCGTGCGCGCCGTCAACGAGGACGGGCTCCTCGCGGACCCGCCGGTGTGGCTCGTGGCCGACGGCATGGGCGGGCACGCGTTCGGCGACCGCGCCAGCGCGACGCTCGTCGAGACCTTCGGCGGGCTGTCCGGCGACGCGCCCGTCACGCGCGACCTCATCGTCGAGGCCGTCGACGCGTCGAACGACGCCATCGGCGACCTCATCACGGGCGACGACCCTCCCGGGACGGTGGCGGGGACCACGCTCGCGGGCGTCGCGCTCGTGCTCGCCGACGACGGCGATCCGCTCTGGATGGTCTTCAACGTCGGCGACTCCCGCGTCTACGCGTGGGCCGACGGACGGATGCAGCAGGTGACGGTCGACCACTCGGCCGTCCAGGAGCTCGTCGACCAGGGCCGCATGACGCGCGCGGAGGCCGAGCGGAGCCCGGTGCGGAACCTCATCACGCGCGCCGTCGGATCCCACGACGAGGTCGCGGCCGACGAGTGGCTCCTGCCCGTGACCGAGCACCAGGTCTTCCTCATCTGCTCGGACGGGCTCACCAAGGAGCTCGACGACGACGCGATCTCCGCCGTGCTGCAGCTCGCGCACGCGGACGGCGGCGGCGTGGACCGCGCCGCCGACGCGCTCGTCGCGCAGGCGCTGGCGTCGGGCGGGCGCGACAACGTGACCGTCGTGGTGATCGAGGCGCGGGCCGAGCACGCGGGCGCGCCCACCACCTGA
- the murA gene encoding UDP-N-acetylglucosamine 1-carboxyvinyltransferase produces MNSLVSDAKNAGERVGLMSDSIVINGGIPLRGRIEVRGAKNLATKAMVASLLGETPSLLRSVPDISDVRVVSGLLEVHGVTLRKGEQEGDLILDPKDVESAHMADIDAHAGSSRIPILFCGPLLHRLGEAFIPDLGGCRIGDRPIDFHLDALRAFGAVVEKLPSGIRLTAPNGLKGANVELPYPSVGATEQVLLTGVRAKGITELKNAAIEPEIMDLIAILQKMGAIISVEPNRVILIEGVDRLEGYTHRALFDRNEAASWASAALATHGDIFVGGVRQAEMMTFLNVFRKVGGAFDIEEDGIRFYHPGGDLKPVVIETDVHPGFMTDWQQPLVVALTQAPGVSIIHETVYENRFGFTDALNEMGADIVVHKEGLEGHERRVARRDFEQAAVITGPTHLHGADITVPDLRGGFSHLIAALTAEGRSTVSNVGIISRGYEDFIGKLRQLGADFSYEG; encoded by the coding sequence ATGAACTCACTAGTCAGCGACGCCAAGAACGCGGGGGAGCGGGTGGGCCTCATGTCCGACTCCATCGTCATCAACGGCGGCATCCCGCTGCGCGGCCGCATCGAGGTCCGCGGGGCCAAGAACCTGGCGACGAAGGCCATGGTCGCCTCCCTGCTCGGTGAGACCCCCAGCCTCCTGCGCTCGGTGCCCGACATCAGCGACGTGCGCGTCGTGTCCGGCCTCCTCGAGGTGCACGGCGTCACCCTCCGCAAGGGCGAGCAGGAGGGCGACCTCATCCTCGACCCGAAGGACGTCGAGAGTGCCCACATGGCGGACATCGACGCCCACGCGGGCAGCTCGCGCATCCCGATACTCTTCTGCGGCCCGCTGCTCCACCGCCTCGGCGAGGCGTTCATACCCGACCTCGGCGGCTGCCGCATCGGCGACCGCCCCATCGACTTCCACCTCGACGCGCTGCGGGCCTTCGGCGCGGTCGTCGAGAAGCTCCCGAGCGGCATCCGCCTCACGGCGCCGAACGGCCTGAAGGGCGCGAACGTCGAGCTGCCCTACCCGAGCGTCGGCGCGACCGAGCAGGTGCTGCTCACGGGCGTCCGCGCGAAGGGCATCACGGAGCTGAAGAACGCGGCCATCGAGCCGGAGATCATGGACCTCATCGCGATCCTGCAGAAGATGGGCGCGATCATCTCCGTGGAGCCCAACCGCGTGATCCTCATCGAGGGCGTCGACCGCCTCGAGGGCTACACGCACCGCGCGCTCTTCGACCGCAACGAGGCCGCGAGCTGGGCCTCCGCGGCCCTCGCCACGCACGGCGACATCTTCGTCGGCGGCGTGCGCCAGGCCGAGATGATGACGTTCCTCAACGTGTTCCGGAAGGTCGGCGGCGCGTTCGACATCGAGGAGGACGGCATCCGGTTCTACCACCCGGGCGGCGACCTCAAGCCCGTGGTCATCGAGACCGACGTGCACCCCGGCTTCATGACGGACTGGCAGCAGCCGCTCGTCGTGGCGCTCACGCAGGCGCCCGGCGTCTCGATCATCCACGAGACCGTGTACGAGAACCGCTTCGGCTTCACCGACGCGCTCAACGAGATGGGCGCCGACATCGTCGTGCACAAGGAGGGCCTCGAGGGCCACGAGCGCCGCGTGGCGCGTCGCGACTTCGAGCAGGCCGCGGTCATCACCGGGCCGACGCACCTGCACGGCGCCGACATCACCGTGCCCGACCTCCGCGGCGGGTTCAGCCACCTCATCGCCGCGCTCACGGCCGAGGGCCGGTCCACCGTCAGCAACGTCGGGATCATCTCCCGCGGCTACGAGGACTTCATCGGGAAGCTGCGCCAGCTGGGCGCGGACTTCTCCTACGAGGGATAG
- the leuD gene encoding 3-isopropylmalate dehydratase small subunit, producing MEPISRVTGTAVPLKRSNVDTDQIIPAQFLKRVTKTGFEDALFFQWRQDPAFFINQPVYEGATVLVAGPDFGTGSSREHAVWALRDYGFRAVLSPRFGDIFRGNSGKQGLLTGIVTEDDVERLWSAMDAEPGLDLTVDLVERVATAPGLTVPFEIDEYTRWRLLEGLDDIALTLRDEDAITTFEHNRASWRPRTLPARPAALEN from the coding sequence GTGGAGCCCATCAGCCGGGTGACCGGGACCGCCGTGCCGCTCAAGCGGTCGAACGTCGACACCGACCAGATCATCCCCGCGCAGTTCCTCAAGCGCGTCACCAAGACCGGGTTCGAGGACGCGCTGTTCTTCCAGTGGCGCCAGGACCCCGCGTTCTTCATCAACCAGCCGGTCTACGAGGGCGCGACCGTCCTCGTCGCCGGTCCGGACTTCGGCACGGGCTCGTCCCGCGAGCACGCCGTGTGGGCGCTGCGCGACTACGGCTTCCGGGCCGTGCTCAGCCCGAGGTTCGGCGACATCTTCCGGGGCAACTCCGGGAAGCAGGGCCTCCTCACGGGCATCGTGACGGAGGACGACGTCGAGAGGCTGTGGTCCGCGATGGACGCGGAGCCCGGCCTCGACCTCACCGTCGACCTCGTCGAGCGGGTCGCCACGGCACCCGGCCTGACGGTCCCGTTCGAGATCGACGAATACACTCGGTGGCGGCTCCTCGAGGGGCTCGACGACATCGCCCTCACCCTCCGGGACGAGGACGCCATCACCACCTTCGAACACAACCGGGCCTCATGGCGCCCGCGCACATTGCCGGCCCGGCCGGCAGCTCTGGAGAACTGA
- a CDS encoding glycosyltransferase family 2 protein, with amino-acid sequence MPLVRGGGGRGGLAAPRPTVSVVIPVRDDAGHLRACLRALAGQTVAPDEVVVVDNASTDDSAEVARAAGARVVREPVVGIPAAACTGYDAARSEVIARLDADCVPPADWIERLGDVLAARPDVAAVTGAARFLDGPRALRGVAAVAYLGAYFASVTLALGHPPLFGSNLALRRDAWREVRMEVHREGTHLHDDIDLSVHLGPERRIVLDPHLGMGISMRPLTRPSTLPLRMSRGMTSLTMHWPHELPWLRWRRAAQLARDARRSPEGITTGRPPVSSPEEARRPGPAR; translated from the coding sequence GTGCCCCTCGTCCGCGGCGGCGGCGGTCGCGGCGGGCTCGCGGCGCCGCGACCGACCGTCTCCGTCGTGATCCCCGTGCGCGACGACGCCGGGCACCTGCGCGCGTGCCTCCGGGCGCTCGCGGGCCAGACGGTCGCGCCCGACGAGGTCGTCGTGGTCGACAACGCCTCGACCGATGACAGCGCCGAGGTCGCCCGGGCCGCCGGCGCGCGCGTCGTGCGCGAGCCGGTCGTCGGGATCCCCGCGGCCGCGTGCACGGGCTACGACGCCGCGCGCTCCGAGGTCATCGCGCGGCTCGACGCCGACTGCGTGCCGCCCGCCGACTGGATCGAGCGGCTCGGCGACGTGCTCGCCGCGCGCCCCGACGTCGCGGCGGTGACGGGCGCGGCGCGCTTCCTCGACGGCCCGCGGGCGCTCCGCGGGGTCGCGGCGGTCGCCTACCTCGGCGCGTACTTCGCCTCGGTCACGCTCGCGCTCGGACACCCGCCGCTGTTCGGATCCAACCTCGCCCTGCGCCGCGACGCCTGGCGCGAGGTGCGCATGGAGGTGCACCGCGAGGGCACGCACCTGCACGACGACATCGACCTGTCGGTGCACCTGGGCCCCGAGCGCCGCATCGTGCTCGACCCGCACCTCGGCATGGGCATCAGCATGCGGCCGCTCACCCGGCCCTCGACCCTGCCGCTGCGCATGAGCCGCGGCATGACCTCGCTGACGATGCACTGGCCGCACGAGCTGCCGTGGCTGCGCTGGCGGCGGGCGGCGCAGCTCGCGCGCGACGCCCGGCGCTCACCCGAGGGGATCACGACGGGACGGCCGCCGGTCAGCTCCCCGGAGGAGGCGCGTCGCCCAGGTCCTGCGCGCTGA